A region of the Marmota flaviventris isolate mMarFla1 chromosome 3, mMarFla1.hap1, whole genome shotgun sequence genome:
TGCCTATCAGATAGCAATAGTTGCACTAATACTGGCAATGATTATCTTAGGATGATAAGAGAATGAAGTCActgcaaaatgttaaaatatatggGCTGAGTTTCTTCTGATAAGGTCATACTCACAGGAATGTTGCCAGCAGTAGCCCCAGCTCCAAATCTGGCACCTGCATCATACCCTCCTTCCACCAGCACTGTTGAACCAGGTGGATAGATGGGACCAACTGGATAATAAGCCATAGGGATTGTGGAACCTAAAGGCCCAACAGCCACAGACTGGGCCATGGGAAGATACAGAGAGGCGCCAGGAAATGCAGCTGACATGGTAGGGACTGTGGCAGCCCCTGGGTGCACAAAGCTCGGACGATAGAGCTAAAAGGGgcagaagagaaagcaaaatgtTACTCTGTGACATGTCTACTTGAAATCTCTTTATCAAGTCAATTCTTAACTCTCCATATGCAGATTACACTTTTTATGTTATACAAGTTGTCTTTCCACTGGCATTCAATATTCTGGATCATTTCCTGCTATAGCCAGTGTTAGGCTAAAAGCCCAAAAACTCATCTTCTTAACAGCAACCTGTGCAGAATAACTTGCTGAATAACATAAGATAGTCAGATAATGCAGTCTCAACTCCAACAAATTGCTGGATTTTGTTTTAGATTACTCATGTGGACACTTCTGTTTCTAAGAGCAGACTTAAGGACTGAAAATATGGTCCAACAGTATTCTCAACCAGTTCAAGTTTGATAAACTCAAAGTACCTCTGAGTAAGCAGGTGGAGCATCAGTATAGGGTGGAGCCTGAGGAAGATGCAAGGTCTGAGGATATACCGGATTCCCAGGAGGCTGCACTGGGTAGGTTGGCTGCGTTGGATACTGACCTGGAGGACAAGAAAAAATATAGGTTGCCTACTATACAGAGCTACCAAAATTAAGCAAGACATACCCTACAGCTAACTTAGTGGAAGCAAGCAGAAGATTTATAGACTACTCCAGAGGGCTTGACTTCTGAAGCCAAGGAAATAAGCATTGTCTTTGTATCTATATAAATGGAAGGTGCTGGGTTCTGACTGGACAGGAAAGGCGCTGTTCCCACTAGCATACTGATGTAAGGGAAAAGTCTAAACGGGCCCCCTCCGGAATGCAGGACAAATCTGGGGACCCGTTCCTGAGGTTCTGGACTGTTGATGTATCTAGGGTGCTTCTGCTCTTGGAGTAGTCTTCACAGGCCCAGCTGTAACCACCCCAGACTTTATGAGTAACGGTGGTTCTAATTATTTGCCTCGCAGATTCTTATTCAAGGTCGACTTCCAAATAAAGAGAGTACGTGAATGGAAGTGAACCCTGAGACCGAGAAAAAGTGAAAGGGATCATGTTCTGACAAATTCATTGGTACAATCACAGGGGCAGGGGTAAATTCTAGCCTCGCCAGTGAAGGGCAAAGAATGCGCAAGAAAGGGGGAAAGGGTCCTTGTAGGCCCCGGCCGCCCACCAACCGGCACTTCACTAGTTAAGCCCGGTGCCCTGCCTGTTGTTCTTAAGCGGGGCGCCCCGCCTCTGCCAGCTCTCCATTGGCCCACCCTAATCCCTGCTCTAGCTCCCCATTTGCTCCTGAAGATGTCCATCATGACAAGGCCCCCCCACACATCGGAGCCCGCAGCTCCAAACTGCGCCACAGAGTTTAAGAGCTAAAGGACTGGGACGAAGCGAGCAGCGGTACTTAAGCAATGACGAAGGCGTCAGCTGCTGCCCCCAGGACTGCGGCCGGCCGAGGGGCGCGGCGCAGCCGGTCCCAGAACTGGCGTTTGTTGACCCTGGGCTCCGAATCCGCTCGCTGCCGACCCGCACTACCCCCGCGACGGCCCCAGCCGCCCCCAGTCCTTGCCTTTGCTGTTCATGGTGGCTGCGGGTCCGGTTTGACTCGGCGTCGCGGACGGTTATTTTTTTCGTCCTCTTCCTGTTCGGAGTCACTTCCGTGTCACGTGACGATCCGCCCGCCCGGCGTCACCCGACGCCCAAGTGCCGTTGCCGCCGGAAGCCCCGCCCCTTCGCCCGGCCTCCAGTCCTTGAGGGCAGGGCCCGCGTGGCCCCGCCCAGACGCCCTAGACTTCTACCCCCACCCCTATCGCTCTACTGGAGGAAAACCAAATATGTACAGGTATTGTATCGAAACAGGGTCTGTTCTCTCGGTCGGACGCTCGGAGGCTGGACCGTGAAACCATTCCCCGAAACCTTTTTCTGCCTACGCTCACTAACTCAAGGTCGCCTCACCTTGGCAATCTTTCCACAAGAGACATAGGTTTCTACGCATTTTCAAAACTGcctaaaatattttccccaagacTTGGTCTGTTTTGCATTACTTTTCCACCAAGCCCAGTGTCAGCTTCAGCTccggaaagatttattttgctaGTACAGTTCACACTGTCCTTTCTTGAAGTAGACCCTCCCAGGACTCTTTGCTGTTTTGTACCAGCTACTAGCTGTGGATGGTTACTTCTGTGTGTTCCTGACTTTTTCGCTTAAAGGAGGGAGTTGTGTTTTGCGGTGCTCCGCAAGAGCTAGCTGTGTTCTCAGGCCCTACCCTTTCTTTGGCACCTTTTACAGGTGACCTGCCTGGGTGCCTTGTGGGTATTTGTATGTTGTTTCACCTCAAATTTAATTGTCTTGAAGGGCAgcgattaattttttttccctttcttcattCAGAAATATCTGCTGAGCACCTGTTTTGCACAAGTAAGGAGATGGAGCTACAACAAAACAGCCCAACACTATAATCTCGTGGAGTTTACATTCTATATTATTCTTATTAGAATAGGTAGAAAAACATCTAAGACGGGAGGGCATTGCAGAGAATAGCCCTCAATAACATTAGAATcctgataaatattttctgattagtTAATTAAACCAATAAAAAGAGCCATACTTACTTCAACTGGGTAAACCcttgggtttttttaaatattttttttagttgtattaggtgcaacatctttatttttatttatttatttttatgtggcgctgaggatcgaacccagagcctcacgaatacaggcaagtgctccatcactgaaccacaaccactgaaccacaaccccagttcctAAACCCTTGCTTTTGACCAGTATTGCATCACAGTTTGCAGAACACTCTGAAACAATCTCATCTGGTCTTCACAGTTTTCACAACAGTCCTATGTGGCAAGCAGAGCTTGTTTGAGCATTCCTGGTTTTAAAATTAGAGAATTGATCAAAAGAGATTTTCCCCACCTTCACACATTAACAAGCTATTTACAGAATCATGTTTTGTGTCAGAGCTCCCAGGTTCCCAGgtcagtgtttttgttgttttgctttggttttgtttttatgtttaatcAACACACACTTCTTGGTATGACTAAGATACTTGAAAAGTAAGTtaggcacctgtaatcccagtgacttaggaaactgaggcaggaggatctcaagtttaaggccaacctggacaacctgtctcaaaatagaaataaaaaggctggggatatagcttagtggtaaaacacccctgagtttaatcccagtacaaaaacaaaagccCACTAAATGGTAATTTAAGACATTCActtattcaataatttatttgtaGGTCACTTATAAATGCCAGACATTAGGCTTTCTAATGCAGGGACTTGCAAAcattttttgatgaaatccataGTAATACACTTTAAATCATGACGCAGTACACATGTTTATAACTATAACTAAAGCAACATTAGTACTTACCCTTCTATGTACAGTACActgtgatattttctattttctcctattttgtcTCCTCAGTTCTGATTGTTTCACATCCCACTAACAAGTCAGGACCTACAGTTTGAAAAGAACTCTTTTTAGTGGACTGTCATCCCCAAGGCCTAGCATTTTTTCTTTACATGATGTTTGCAATCAGTAATTGGAGGTCAGACCAGGCAAATCTTCTCTGTATCCTAACTTTTCCAAGTCAGATCCTAAGTGATCTCAATTCAAAGCTTGAAAATGGAAGAAGTCACTAATCTGCCTTCACTCCTACTCAGTGATCAGgaactaggggggaaaaaaaaggaatgagcaCAGGAAAGGAAACTTCCCTATGTCTCCTTCTGAGACCTCAGGACCCCTGATATTGTGTTCACTGTAATAGTCCATGTCAATAAGAGTTCAGGAGGTAGACTCAGTATCAAGACACTAATTCTTCCAGGCACAGTAGTACACATCTGTAGTTCTAGCTACTTGGGGTACCGAGGTGGGAGGATTATTTAAATCCAGCTTAatgccagcctggacaacataatAAGCCCCCATCTCAGGGGGGGAAAAACAGACTCTGCTACTAATTAACTGACCTTGATCCTCACCTAATCAGCTCCCACTTATTCCCTACTATGTATGAGTCAGACACTGTAACAGGTGCGTTCatttaatgttcatagcagtctCTGAGGAATGTGCAGGTAAAAGAGCTATATTTCAGACATGTTAGTATCTGAACTAAAAACACAATTGCATAGGCAAAATTTAAATTCAGGTCTACTTGACTTCACAAGCCAATCATTGTTTTTAATCTGTTGCCTCCCAAGGGTCTCAGTTTCATCATTTGCCAAAGAGATCACACAGTCCTTGTTTCACCTCCAGCTCAAATCTAGATTCTGttttaggggagaaaaagaacaaaagggagaggaaggagaaatggaCAGATTTAATAATAAGCTTGAAAATTCTGGTCAGGCCCTACTAatgctaaaaattaaataattcaaccAGGCATGGTTGTgtactcctgtaattccagctacccaGGAGTCTGGGTCAGTAGGATCAGAAGTTAGAGGCTAGCcatggcaacttagtaagaccctgtccccaaataaagacattggggatgtgtctcaggataaaacatgcctgggttcaatccccaatactgcaaaaaaagaaaaaaataattttagatatttctaTGGGATGGTCCTTCCCAGGACCTCTCCATGGTCCAGTGACTAATGGGTTAACCCTTGGTACCCAGGAACCCCCTTGGACCTAGCTAACATTCCTTCAGGTTGCCCTTAGATTGGTCAGTGTCTTCTAAAGGTGTTTGGgtattttgtttatcattttgaGACCTGGGCATTGAAAAAGCCTATGAAATCATATATAGAGACACCCAATCTCTTCGACTGTGCTCAGGGAAGTTTTCCTGGTAGAAATGATGTCTGAGTTGAAATCTGAAGggtgaggactggggttgtagctcagtgatggagtgcttgcctagcacatgtgaggcactggattcaatcttcagcactacatggaaataaataaagatgttcatcaacaactaaaaatatttttttaaaaatttgaagggTGAGTGGAAGTTAAACAAGTGAAAATGGGTTCCTAGAAGAGGGGATAACATTTGCAAAGTCctagagaagagagagagcttATAGAGAGAAAGGGCATGAAAATAGGTCAGTATGGCCGGAATACAACTGGTAAGGACTGGTGGGGATTGGCAAGAAATAAAGCTGAAGAGGTAGATAGGAGACAGAACCTGCATGAACACTCTAGAGCCCATGTAAAAGCCTATATGAAGACACTGGATTCTATCCTAGGCACTGACAAGCCACTGAAGAGTTTTAAACAGGAGAGTGGCATGATCATGCTGTTTGTGTAGAGCAGGCAAGAGGAGaatactggggatcaaaaccagggccttgcaaactgggcaacatccccagcctttttttgggaaagggtctcattaggttgtccaggctggccttgtaatcctcctgcctcaatctcctgagtgtctgggatgATATGTGTGTGCCATGGTGATCCAGGatcatgtctttttctttttgtagtatgggggattgaaatcaggggcactctaccacagagctacatccctagcctttttaaattttattttgagacaggttcatattaagttgcccaggtcggccttgaacttgctatcctcctgcctcagtctccccaagttgctgggattacaggcatgttggctatatttttattttttaaaaaagtcttatcAGGCAGCTGGGCGCAGCatcacacgcctgtaatcccagcagcttgggaggctgagtcaagaggattgcaagttcaaagccagcctcagtaacctcAGTGaggcctaaacaacttagcgagaccctgtctcaaaattaaaattttaatgcatcaatttaaaataataaaaaataaggagctgagaatgtagctcaaaggtagGGCACCTAACTAGCACCTAggtctgatttcttttctttttcagatatttattttttcagttgtttattgCAGGATTATTTGtaatagttgtagttggacacaatacctttgttttatttatttttatttggtgctgaggattgaacctagggcctcgcacatgctaggtgagcattctactgctcagccacaaccccagcccaccctggATCTGATTTCTAGCaacacacatacattcacacacacaaataagaagatgacttagaaaaaaaaaatctctctagtTATAGAATGCAGAATAGGGGTAAACTGGGCATGTTACCACATTCCTATagtcccagaaactcagga
Encoded here:
- the Dazap2 gene encoding DAZ-associated protein 2 isoform X1, yielding MNSKGQYPTQPTYPVQPPGNPVYPQTLHLPQAPPYTDAPPAYSELYRPSFVHPGAATVPTMSAAFPGASLYLPMAQSVAVGPLGSTIPMAYYPVGPIYPPGSTVLVEGGYDAGARFGAGATAGNIPPPPPGCPPNAAQLAVMQGANVLVTQRKGNFFMGGSDGGYTIW